Proteins encoded together in one Pedobacter frigiditerrae window:
- a CDS encoding IS3 family transposase, with product MSRKGNCWDNSIAESFFKTIKTEMKYHRKFETMAQTKLEILDYIEVWYNRKRRHSILDYLIPVQVEQEMMKNKTEAA from the coding sequence ATGAGCAGAAAAGGCAATTGCTGGGACAATTCCATCGCCGAAAGCTTTTTTAAGACCATAAAAACGGAAATGAAATACCACAGAAAATTTGAAACTATGGCACAGACAAAACTTGAGATATTAGATTACATCGAAGTTTGGTACAATAGAAAAAGAAGACATTCTATACTTGATTACCTAATTCCAGTTCAGGTGGAACAGGAAATGA